The sequence GTTCTTTTTTTAAGGCATCATTGGTGGTCACTCCATGTTTCACAGTCACATAAGCATAAATCCCTTGGCCTTTGATATCATGTGGAAATCCCACAACCGCAGCTTCGGCAACTGATTTATGTTCAACAAGAGCACTCTCCACTTCTGCAGAACCAATTCTATGTCCCGACACATTGAGTACATCATCGACTCTTCCTGTTATGCGAAAGTATCCGTCTTTGTCTTTGTTGGCACCATCACCTGTGAAGTAATACCCTTTGAATTGCGAAAAGTAGGTATCAAAAAACCGTTTTGGATCGCCATACACACCTCGCATCATGGAAGGCCAAGGTTTCGCGATACATAGATTTCCAGAGATTTCTCCTTTGCCTTTGATCTCCACCCCTTCGTTGTCCACAAGAACAGGTAGGATTCCATAAAATGGCCAACTCGCCGAACCTGGCTTTTGTGGGATGGCTCCGGGAACTCCAGAGATCATAATGGATCCAGTTTCTGTTTGCCACCAAGTATCCACAATCGGGCATTTTGATTTACCAATATTGGTATGATACCATTCCCAAGCTTCTGGATTGATAGGCTCACCCACAGAACCAAGAAGTCTTAAAGAAGCTAAGGATCTTTTTTTAATAGGTTCGATCCCTTCTCGCATCAGTGCTCGGATGGCCGTCGGTGCTGTGTAAAATACAGTGACCTTATATTTATCAATCACATCCCAAAAACGACCGGCATCCGGATAACTCGGAACACCTTCAAACATGAGAGATGTGGCACCATTGGACAAAGGTCCATAGAGAATGTAACTGTGTCCCGTAATCCAACCAATGTCTGCCGTACACCAATATGTATCTGTATCTTTATAATCAAAGATGGTGGCAAAGGTAAGATTGGCACCGAGCAAATATCCTGCTGTGGTATGGAGGACACCTTTTGGTTTTCCCGTAGATCCTGAAGTATAAAGAAGGAAAAGTGGGTCTTCGGAATCCATGACGACAGGAGGGCATTC comes from Leptospira harrisiae and encodes:
- the acs gene encoding acetate--CoA ligase — protein: MPKERIVAPSKDFAKLANVSLKEYKTKYKESIEKPEKFWAEQAKRLTWFKKWTKVLKHDFAKAKVEWFVGGKLNVSYNCLDRHLDSPLKNKAALIWEGDNPDESKVLTYHDLHREVNHFANVLKKFHVKKGDRVLIYLPMIPELAITTLACTRIGAVHSVVFGGFSPEALLGRIEDCKPTLVITADGGYRGGKPVELKKNVDVALEESKYKVKDVIVVKRTGDEGNLNWKEGRDHWYHYLMKETDIKKECPPVVMDSEDPLFLLYTSGSTGKPKGVLHTTAGYLLGANLTFATIFDYKDTDTYWCTADIGWITGHSYILYGPLSNGATSLMFEGVPSYPDAGRFWDVIDKYKVTVFYTAPTAIRALMREGIEPIKKRSLASLRLLGSVGEPINPEAWEWYHTNIGKSKCPIVDTWWQTETGSIMISGVPGAIPQKPGSASWPFYGILPVLVDNEGVEIKGKGEISGNLCIAKPWPSMMRGVYGDPKRFFDTYFSQFKGYYFTGDGANKDKDGYFRITGRVDDVLNVSGHRIGSAEVESALVEHKSVAEAAVVGFPHDIKGQGIYAYVTVKHGVTTNDALKKELIAMVEKVIGKIARPEVIHWAPGLPKTRSGKIMRRILRKIANNEFDTLGDISTLADPSVVQSLIDDKKKFHS